The following is a genomic window from Candidatus Xiphinematobacter sp. Idaho Grape.
GCGCTAGCCTTTTTTTTAGGAGTGCAATTAACGTTCCGGTTATTTTGCGCTGTCGATAGTCCTATTAGGCTGCTAAGTGAGCCCTGACGTATGTTGCGATCTGTCCTCATCGGCTCGGTGAAATGGTGGGAGATTGCCTGTGACCTTAATTTGCTAGTCAAGACTCGCTTGTGCCTCTTAGTTCTTCATACCACCCTTGTGGGATTTTTGATGGGGCGACGTGACGTCTTATTTTCCTATAGGACACTGTTCATTACACTTGTTGGCACCGCCTTGAGCGCTGGTGGAGCTACTGCGCTAAATCAGTGGTTAGAACAAGACTGGGATGCTTGTATGGAACGTACTCGCAATCGGCCGTTGCCAGGAGGACGGTTCTGCCCTTCTGGGGCTCTTACGGGAGGGATCTTAAGCTCTCTCACCGGCATCTTCATTCTACTTCTATTTGTGAATAGACTGTGTGCAACTCTTACAATTTTTACTATAGCTAGCTACCTTTTTCTTTACACTCCACTAAAGCGGACTACTTCTTTAAACACTCTGGTGGGAGCTGTATCTGGGGCACTTCCTCCTTTAATCGGCTGCGCAGCAGTGCGTGGCCAAATTGGAATAGAGGGGTATTTCCTCTTTACTACATTATGGCTCTGGCAGGTGCCTCATTTTCTTGCTGTAGCCTGGATGTATCGCCGTCAATATGCTAGGGCAGGATTTGTCATGCTATCCAAAAGGGATGACTCTGGCATAGCTACTTCTTTTCAGGCACTGGTTTATACTATCCTCCTCCTGATAGTCTCGCTTCTTCCCGTTGCAGCAGGTCTTAACACCATATTTTATCTCCTGCCTGCGCTGTCTTTAGGCAGTTGGCTAGTTGTCCAATCATCAAAATTTATGCAGGAACGCTCTTATGCCAATGCCCGTGCTCTGTTTATTTCCTCTATCTTCTACCTTCCGTTACTCCTCGGGGCCCTATTGGTCACAAGAAGATAAAGGCACTAAAGAGGATAATCGAAGCTAGCAAATTTTGGTCTCACCACTAGACTTTGGAACCCCATGAAAAGTGCTGTTGTGCTTTACAAGCCTTCCTACCTCTTCTGGTTACTAATTGTTGTGGGTGTAGCCTACATGGGGCTCCGTCACACCTTTCTATCTAGCCAGAAGAAAGTCTTAGACCACTACGGAGGTGTACCAGAGTTTCAACTCTTGAACCAGGAGGGAAAGATGGTTACTCTAAAGGATCTAAGGGGAAATATTTGGGTTGCAGCCTTTGTTTTTACGCGCTGCCGGGGACCATGCCCCATCATTACCACTCATATGGCCAAACTGAGCAAGATCCTCAGAGAGGGGAGTCGGGCAAAACTAGTAAGTATCACGGTGGATCCGGACTACGATACGCCAATGGTCCTGTCCAGATATGCAGAGAATTTTCATGCGGACCCCAAAAGGTGGATCTTTCTCACTGGCCCAAGGGAAAAAGTAGAGGCACTTGTGGTAAGTGGCATGTATCAAGCTGTTGTTCGCGGTTCCCAGTCAGGGGGGGCTATCCATTCTACCCAACTGGTCCTTGTTGATCCTCACGGGCAAATTCGTGCGATCCATGATGGCACAAATCCACAGGTAATTACCCAAATTGTTAGGGATATTTACGGGTTAGAACAAGAATTCGCTGTGAACTAATTCTGTGAATATTCAGAGACTACCTGCTATTAATGCCTGCCTTAACTTTCTTAGTAGTGTGTTCATTATAGTTGGGTGGTGGTTTATCTCTCTCAAACATAAGAGACTACACATCATTAGTATGCTTATGGCCACTGTCACTTCCATCGTGTTTCTTATTTTCTATCTTGTTTACCATTTCAATACGCAGGCAATCACACGTTTTACCGCTACAGGCATCATACGACTTGCTTACTTTACCCTGCTGACCTCTCACGTGGTACTAGCATTTAGTGTCCCTCCATTGGTTATTCTAACACTAATACCAGCAATTTATTCTCGCTTTGATAGGCACCGTTATATTGCCAAGTGGACTTTACCAATCTGGCTGTATGTTTCTGTAACTGGTGTTCTTGTCTATATGACACTCTACCGATGGTTGCCTTCTACAGGTAGTTAATCCACTATGAAGAATTATCTTTTTCCAAAAAATCCCCCTCTTTTCTAGGCACTTTTCAGGGTCTACTAAATTAATAGTGGATGGCACGATCCGATTTTAGCATTGCATGATGTTTTAGCAAAAGCGCGGTTAGCTCAGCGGTAGAGTGCTACCTTGACACGGTAGTGGTCACAGGTTCGAGTCCTGTACCGCGCAATTGGTTTATCCATGACAGACCATGGGTCTGTTTTCCTTGTGGAGTTTATCTTTTACGGCACTCAGTGAGTTTTATGTTGGCCAAAGTGACCTTTTTAAGAGGACCTGGAATCGCTCCGCTCAATGACTAGAACTCTTCCGGGCTGATCTCAGATAGCCCCAGGGAGATGTTCCGCCCAGCAACTGCTGACCTCCGCTCCTATTCCAGGGGCCGGCATAATTGCTGAGTATCCCAAGGAGGCTTATGCAAAAGTTGAGACGGAAACCCTTAAGGCTAAGGAGAGTGTGGCCAACCAGCACGCTTCACTCACATCGATGTGACTGCCGATAAATTTATGCAATACCCCCTCACGAGAACTGTGAAAAAACCAATAACGCACCAACCATCGCTTCCCTCCCCTTTACATAAAATGGAAAGAATGTAATGGCAAATCGATGCTGACAGAGCCATAGAGCCTTATAGAGACAGCAACCCCTTTATTGAGAGATAAGAGAGGCTAGTAGCGGGTTGTTAACCATTATTATCCCACTCATTCCTCCTTTACGTTGCGTTTCCCATCTGGATGGCCTGCCCGTAACTCATTCCACGTCCAGGGTCGAGTGCGCGGCACATTCTTTCGAACTGTTGCCACCATCTGTGAAGTAATAGGCGTGGCTAAATTATCCCACTCCGTACGGATATAGGAGAGGACGGCCGCGATCTCACTATCGGACAAGTGACTCCATCCGGACATATACCCGTCATAGACGCTACCTCGCACCACAATGGGCCCCTGCAGTCCATGGAGAAGGATTAAGATTAGATGTTCCTTAGAATGAGAACCTCGTGCAAGAACCCACTCACTTTTGGCTAGTGGCGGATACAGAGAAAGAGAGCCTTGCCCACTAGCTTGATGGCAGATCAAGCAATTTGTTCTGAAAATGTAGCGGCCTAGTTTCTTCCTTTCAGAATCTCCGTTGTGCAGAGAAACACCGGAGATACCAGTGTATAGTCTAGTACTAGAGGGGAAGAGCACCAGCACTGTCGAAAAAAACAAAAGTATTCCCCCACCAGCAAGCCATAGGAACGGACTCCTAAGTAGGCCATTATTGAGAGAAGGCTTCACTTATGCAATGCAGTTTGAAAGATAGAGATAGAGACTTCCTTAGCTAGCTATGGACAATATAGTCCCCCTCTGAGGAATATGAATCATCCTGGGTAAACAGCCACGCGAGTACGCTCCCCGTCTGAAACTCTCTCATCAAGAAATCAGACCATCCACGGCGTGTAAGAAGATCCAATGGTATGCGACAAAGTGCCACGCAGCGCAGAACTTCCCGTTCCATAAGATACAGGTACATTCCTCCCAACGACAACAGCGGAAGTTCCTTTTCCTATCTTCGGTTTACCTATAAATCCCTAAGGTTTCCTTCGGGCATTCATAAATGATTTTACGCAGCAACCCAGAAAGGTGAGGCACAGTACCGCCATTGTGATTTGCATCCAAAAGGCAACTAGACGTCCGCCCTCTAGCGCAGATACTTTGGCAACGTTTGGAAAGGCACGCACCATAGCGCTAACAGCCCCTACAAGGGCCACCCCTATCGCCCAATGCATAGCTAGCTTCCTCAGGTGAGCGCTGCGAGCAGCGATCATACCCAGAAACAGGATGAGTATTCCAAAAGAAGATGGAATCAAAGCAGTCGCCGCCCTACACCCTGTCCCTAAAAACCCAGCAACCCCCAAAACGCCCAACAAGACTCCAAAGCATATGGCTAAAACCGGCATGCAGCCTAGTTAGCTTGACTTCAGGGTAATTTGTCAAGCGTGCAGAAAAAGCACCCGCAGGCTTTTGCCGAAACAGGTGAATGTTTTGTTAATCTACTTGCGTGGTTTCTAGGCATCCTTTCTACATCTCCTCTCTTTCAAGAACCCCACGTGATCATAGGTACATGACCAATATAGACATCATGAACACGGTGAACTTCATACTGGGCCTGGTTCAAGTGAACCATCCAGCCTGAAGCTGATCATAATCTAACATTCATACAAAAATTTCGACTCCAACCGGGCAGTGATCTGAACCAGGGATAAACGGCCAGATAAAAGCATCACAGAGGGATCCTCGTAGATGGGCTGAAACACAAAAATAGTCGATTCTCCATCCTACGTTCCGTGCTCGCGAAGATTTTTGGTAACTCCACCAGGTATAATTCCCACCCTCAGTGTGAAATATTCGAAAGGTATCGAGGAATCCAGCAGCAAGAATTTTCGAGAAGGCCATTCTCTCTTCGGTAGTAAACCCAGCATGTCGTGCGTGCTCATGAGGTCGTGCTAAGTCGATTTTTTGATGAGCAACGTTCATATCTCCACAGAAAATGATAGGCTTTTTCTTCATCAGGCGAAGAAGGTACCCAAGAAAAGCAGGAGTCCACTCCTGAATGCGATAGTCTAGGCGGGTTAGTTTCCTCCCAGAGTTAGGAGTATAGACATTGACTAGATAAAAACCTGGAAATTCAGCAGAGATGACGCGTCCCTCGTTGTCATGTTGGGCTATTCCTAGCCCAGTAGTGACCAGCAATGGCAGTTGCCGAGTCATAAGCAATGTGCCGGCATATCCATATCGGCTAGCGGGGTTCCAAAAAAGATGCCACCCAGCAGGCCAACAAACATCTGCTACTTGGCTAGGGTATGCTCTTATCTCTTGGAGACATATGACCGTAGCCTGACTCTCCCTTAGAAAGGAGAAAAATCCTTTCGAAAGGATGGAGCGAATTCCGTTAACGTTCCAAGAAATAAGTCTCAACTGGCTAGATTAAGATCCATGTTAGCTGTGAGAAAAGTATGTGAGGGGATAGAAGGAGAACGAGCAGGAACCCTGCGGTGCAATGACCACTATCCAGGTGAAAATCTATTGCTTCTGCTTTCCCTTTAGTCGATACTTTGTCGCTGCTACGGTGGAGGTAATGCAGGGCTCTGAGCGCCAGCCGGAGAACCTGTGCACTCCGTTGGTTCTTTAGCAACCTGCTCTACGTCTTTATCCCCTCGTCCGGAAAGATTAACTAGAATGATCCTCTCTCGAGGGAGAGTAGGGCCTA
Proteins encoded in this region:
- the cyoE gene encoding heme o synthase, with product MLRSVLIGSVKWWEIACDLNLLVKTRLCLLVLHTTLVGFLMGRRDVLFSYRTLFITLVGTALSAGGATALNQWLEQDWDACMERTRNRPLPGGRFCPSGALTGGILSSLTGIFILLLFVNRLCATLTIFTIASYLFLYTPLKRTTSLNTLVGAVSGALPPLIGCAAVRGQIGIEGYFLFTTLWLWQVPHFLAVAWMYRRQYARAGFVMLSKRDDSGIATSFQALVYTILLLIVSLLPVAAGLNTIFYLLPALSLGSWLVVQSSKFMQERSYANARALFISSIFYLPLLLGALLVTRR
- a CDS encoding SCO family protein codes for the protein MKSAVVLYKPSYLFWLLIVVGVAYMGLRHTFLSSQKKVLDHYGGVPEFQLLNQEGKMVTLKDLRGNIWVAAFVFTRCRGPCPIITTHMAKLSKILREGSRAKLVSITVDPDYDTPMVLSRYAENFHADPKRWIFLTGPREKVEALVVSGMYQAVVRGSQSGGAIHSTQLVLVDPHGQIRAIHDGTNPQVITQIVRDIYGLEQEFAVN
- a CDS encoding DUF420 domain-containing protein, with amino-acid sequence MNIQRLPAINACLNFLSSVFIIVGWWFISLKHKRLHIISMLMATVTSIVFLIFYLVYHFNTQAITRFTATGIIRLAYFTLLTSHVVLAFSVPPLVILTLIPAIYSRFDRHRYIAKWTLPIWLYVSVTGVLVYMTLYRWLPSTGS
- a CDS encoding c-type cytochrome codes for the protein MKPSLNNGLLRSPFLWLAGGGILLFFSTVLVLFPSSTRLYTGISGVSLHNGDSERKKLGRYIFRTNCLICHQASGQGSLSLYPPLAKSEWVLARGSHSKEHLILILLHGLQGPIVVRGSVYDGYMSGWSHLSDSEIAAVLSYIRTEWDNLATPITSQMVATVRKNVPRTRPWTWNELRAGHPDGKRNVKEE
- a CDS encoding exodeoxyribonuclease III, with product MRLISWNVNGIRSILSKGFFSFLRESQATVICLQEIRAYPSQVADVCWPAGWHLFWNPASRYGYAGTLLMTRQLPLLVTTGLGIAQHDNEGRVISAEFPGFYLVNVYTPNSGRKLTRLDYRIQEWTPAFLGYLLRLMKKKPIIFCGDMNVAHQKIDLARPHEHARHAGFTTEERMAFSKILAAGFLDTFRIFHTEGGNYTWWSYQKSSRARNVGWRIDYFCVSAHLRGSLCDAFIWPFIPGSDHCPVGVEIFV